In one Drosophila pseudoobscura strain MV-25-SWS-2005 chromosome X, UCI_Dpse_MV25, whole genome shotgun sequence genomic region, the following are encoded:
- the LOC4814725 gene encoding uncharacterized protein isoform X3, with product MIPLIEWLKVHCQRSTVSLRHSAFCIVSVAVFETHCTGFLFFEFEPALDRSPSPSNPYPQPIDVFVYEEMIRMEAVPKKRQSRRFSRLCECCFACMCTASDEADKTDEKFHRRASVKMGVRVIYRTDVFQHSTTEHFATCSGCHHQAGRKSSPPAAPSSATLPVNRETAEQQTQTPTHSLGSGTGSGSGSKSKGKSERGDSFPKLRLSPKAFRFSGRFGRSKSEIEKCPPDSFHNYSKSFQEHHCDCMLAPFSGAGVSGGIGSITLGPDGGPQGSVDKPFLLHDGRVGLKASLDKGWYTHGEDVNVTIEIRNDSRKTVRKVRVCAIQHVDVCMFNNGKFKNVVADSEQISPPVDRTVSPGATVNSVVVLRPQRGQTKNWIALEDSLQRSTEPDEITGEIAASAIRPPHYVVPNVQQAGQSLPSPAMAMPSADMPPQQGNATTTSTEDRNIFAIYVSYYVKVKLTLSSMGGELSLKLPFVLVHVDETRRPGFASATLGELRIEMEKLALHDAPAGRRAGRRDPPLGAESADGPSTSAAATAASSSGGHLDRIESADDEFHIHIPVSSASHKRRLQRSETLARDLEESDEHLAEPHEDQEEHIVQIHPSQEPIRVERSQQTDDEQERAQAQAQAPGAETGAVPKSTDV from the exons ATGATACCACTAATCGAATGGCTAAAAGTGCATTGTCAAAGGAGCACTGTCAGCCTTCGGCATTCTGCATTCTGCATtgtatctgttgctgtttttgaaacgcactgtactggatttttgttttttgaattTGAACCAGCTCTTGATCGTTCCCCCTCTCCATCCAACCCGTATCCGCAACCCATAGATGTCTTTGTCTACGAAGAAATGATACGTATGGAGGCCGTTCCTAAGAAAAGGCAGAGTCGTCGATTCTCTCGCCTTTGCGAATGCTGTTTTGCGTGTATGTGCACAGCATCCGACGAAG CTGACAAGACCGACGAGAAGTTCCATCGGCGGGCCTCGGTCAAGATGGGGGTGCGGGTCATCTACCGCACGGACGTCTTTCAGCACTCGACCACCGAGCACTTTGCCACCTGCTCCGGCTGCCACCATCAGGCCGGGCGCAAGTCGTCGCCGCCGGCCGCACCATCCAGCGCCACTCTCCCGGTCAACAGGGAGACCGCCGAGCAGCAGACCCAGACGCCAACCCATTCGCTGGGCTCCGGAACCGGATCCGGATCCGGATCGAAGTCGAAGGGCAAGTCCGAAAGGGGCGACTCTTTTCCAAAGTTGCGCCTGTCGCCGAAGGCGTTCCGGTTCAGCGGCCGCTTTGGTCGCAGCAAGAGCGAGATCGAGAAATGCCCACCGGACTCGTTCCACAACTACAGCAAGTCCTTCCAGGAG CATCACTGCGACTGCATGTTGGCGCCTTTCAGCGGAGCCGGGGTATCCGGGGGTATTGGCAGCATCACTCTGGGACCCGACGGCGGGCCGCAGGGCTCCGTGGACAAGCCGTTTCTGCTGCACGACGGCCGGGTCGGACTAAAGGCCAGCCTGGACAAGGGCTGGTACACGCACGGCGAGGACGTCAATGTGACCATTGAGATACGCAACGACAGCCGCAAGACGGTGCGCAAAGTGAGG GTCTGCGCCATTCAGCATGTGGACGTCTGTATGTTCAACAATGGGAAGTTTAAGAATGTTGTGGCTGACTCGGAGCAAATCTCGCCGCCGGTGGACCGTACCGTAAGCCCGGGTGCCACGGTCAATTCGGTGGTGGTGTTGCGGCCCCAGCGCGGCCAGACCAAGAACTGGATCGCGCTGGAGGACTCTCTGCAGCGAAGCACCGAGCCCGACGAGATCACTGGCGAGATAGCCGCCTCGGCCATACGTCCACCCCACTATGTGGTGCCGAACGTGCAGCAGGCCGGGCAATCCCTGCCCAGTCcggccatggccatgcccAGCGCCGACATGCCGCCACAGCAGGGAAACGCCACCACCACGTCGACGGAGGATCGGAACATCTTCGCCATCTATGTGTCTTACTACGTTAAGGTAAAGCTCACTCTGAGCAGCATGGGTGGCGAACTGTCGTTAAAGCTCCCCTTCGTACTGGTGCACGTGGATGAGACCAGGCGCCCGGGCTTCGCATCGGCCACCCTCGGCGAGCTACGCATCGAGATGGAGAAGCTGGCGCTCCACGACGCACCCGCCGGGCGGCGTGCCGGCCGCCGCGATCCCCCATTGGGGGCCGAGAGCGCGGACGGGCCGTCCACCAGTGCCGCTGCCACGGCCGCCAGCTCGTCTGGAGGTCACCTCGACCGCATCGAGTCGGCGGACGACGAGTTCCACATACACATTCCAGTATCTTCCGCCTCGCACAAGCGGCGACTGCAGCGCAGCGAGACCCTGGCCAGGGATCTCGAGGAGAGCGATGAGCACTTGGCCGAGCCGCACGAGGACCAGGAGGAGCACATTGTCCAGATCCATCCGTCGCAGGAGCCCATCCGGGTGGAGAGATCACAGCAGACGGATGACGAGCAGGAGCgggctcaggctcaggctcaggcccCTGGCGCCGAGACTGGGGCCGTGCCCAAGTCCACAGATGTCTGA